One segment of Methylotuvimicrobium sp. KM2 DNA contains the following:
- a CDS encoding CBS domain-containing protein produces MRVEDLMTSQVFTVEQHDMIDRVFFLLHYEKVRHLPVVEKGKVIGIVSDRDLYKALGPKSNSNSVETVEGKTVLQVVPQKVQHIMRRGVLTVNPDTYASEAASIMAENKVGALPVVDKNNKLVGIVSATDILRVFAKIEKASEEREKRIAAGVSHT; encoded by the coding sequence ATGCGCGTTGAAGATCTAATGACTTCGCAAGTATTCACAGTCGAACAACATGACATGATCGATCGTGTCTTTTTCTTGCTGCATTATGAAAAAGTTCGTCATTTACCCGTCGTTGAAAAAGGCAAAGTCATCGGCATCGTATCGGATCGAGACCTATACAAAGCCTTAGGACCGAAAAGCAACTCCAACTCGGTTGAAACCGTCGAAGGCAAAACTGTTTTGCAGGTCGTTCCGCAAAAAGTTCAACACATCATGCGTCGAGGCGTATTGACCGTTAATCCCGATACCTATGCGTCAGAAGCCGCCAGTATCATGGCCGAAAATAAAGTCGGCGCACTCCCTGTCGTCGACAAAAACAATAAACTCGTCGGAATCGTATCGGCCACCGATATTTTGCGCGTTTTTGCGAAAATCGAAAAAGCTAGCGAAGAACGGGAAAAAAGAATTGCGGCCGGTGTCAGCCATACCTAA
- a CDS encoding DUF1415 domain-containing protein has translation MTIAPEEYAIRAWLETVVIGLDLCPFAAKPFRQDGIRFSICRSAETARGLERLIEECRHLDTDLSINTTLLIYPHSLHEFDDYLDFLSLAETLLSEQGYDGIYQLASFHPDYCFADSDSDDPANYTNRSPYPILHLLREDSIAEAIERHPDPENIPRRNIALARNLGKSHLHTLIASCRQAGAPRE, from the coding sequence GTGACTATCGCCCCGGAAGAATACGCAATAAGGGCATGGCTAGAAACCGTTGTCATCGGTCTCGACTTATGCCCTTTCGCCGCTAAACCGTTTCGCCAGGACGGTATTCGTTTCAGCATTTGCCGAAGCGCCGAGACCGCAAGGGGCCTTGAGCGTTTGATCGAAGAATGCCGGCATTTAGATACCGACTTGAGCATAAACACAACACTGCTGATTTACCCCCATTCGCTGCACGAATTCGACGATTATCTCGATTTTCTCTCCCTGGCCGAAACACTATTGTCGGAGCAAGGCTACGACGGTATTTATCAACTGGCCAGCTTTCATCCCGACTACTGCTTTGCCGACAGCGACAGTGACGATCCGGCCAATTATACGAACCGCTCGCCCTACCCCATCCTGCATCTGCTTCGCGAAGACAGCATCGCCGAAGCCATCGAGCGCCACCCGGACCCGGAAAATATCCCCAGGCGCAATATCGCACTTGCCCGTAATCTCGGCAAATCACACCTGCACACACTCATTGCCTCATGCCGCCAGGCAGGTGCTCCGAGAGAATAA
- the hemF gene encoding oxygen-dependent coproporphyrinogen oxidase translates to MNNKDIDNVKNFLLDLQNRICAALESQEPNARFIEDDWQRPEGGGGKTRVLSNGHVIEQGGVNFSHVFGNQLPASATAARPELTGRRFQAMGVSLVIHPRNPYVPTSHANVRFFVAEKPGEEPIWWFGGGFDLTPFYPFYEDVQHWHQTARLACEPFGKEVYPRYKKWCDEYFYLKHRGETRGAGGLFFDDLNEWGFGQCFAFMQSIGNHYIDAYVPIIEKRKNMPYGDREREFQLYRRGRYVEFNLVYDRGTLFGLQSGGRTESILMSMPPVANWRYNWHPEPGSPEAELYERYLTPQDWLGQDQ, encoded by the coding sequence ATGAATAACAAAGACATCGACAACGTCAAAAACTTTCTACTGGATTTACAAAATCGGATCTGCGCCGCGCTGGAAAGCCAGGAACCGAACGCAAGATTTATCGAAGACGACTGGCAAAGACCTGAAGGCGGAGGCGGCAAGACCCGAGTATTAAGCAACGGCCACGTCATCGAACAAGGCGGCGTCAATTTTTCTCACGTCTTCGGTAACCAACTACCTGCGTCAGCGACAGCCGCGAGGCCGGAGTTGACAGGCCGCCGATTTCAAGCGATGGGCGTTTCATTAGTCATTCATCCGCGTAACCCCTATGTTCCGACTTCACATGCCAATGTGCGCTTTTTTGTCGCGGAAAAACCCGGCGAAGAGCCGATTTGGTGGTTCGGCGGCGGATTCGATTTAACGCCTTTTTATCCGTTTTATGAAGACGTGCAGCATTGGCATCAAACCGCACGCCTAGCCTGCGAGCCTTTCGGCAAAGAGGTTTATCCTCGCTATAAGAAATGGTGCGACGAGTATTTTTATTTGAAACACCGCGGCGAAACACGCGGTGCGGGTGGGTTGTTCTTCGACGATCTGAATGAATGGGGCTTCGGGCAATGCTTTGCATTCATGCAAAGCATCGGTAATCACTATATCGATGCCTACGTACCGATTATCGAAAAACGCAAGAACATGCCTTACGGCGATCGAGAACGCGAGTTTCAACTCTATCGTCGCGGACGTTACGTCGAATTCAATCTGGTTTACGATCGCGGCACACTCTTCGGCTTACAATCGGGCGGACGCACCGAATCGATTTTAATGTCGATGCCGCCGGTTGCGAACTGGCGCTATAATTGGCACCCGGAACCAGGCTCGCCCGAAGCCGAATTGTACGAGCGCTATTTAACGCCGCAAGATTGGCTGGGCCAAGACCAATAA
- a CDS encoding TraB/GumN family protein yields MKTFKSAAHDKVVCYFLGFALLIAGPVYSETSLWRVSKDDAELFIGGTIHLLSTSDYPLPEAFDRVYRKADKLVLEVDLADFSGQEAQIAMMRRLQYVDGTTLRDELNAETYAELQRFCKHAGIPIESLQNLKPPLVAISLMMFELHRLGLAEAGVDHFFSAKAKSDNKPVGALESLETQISALEQMGLGQGNELILSTLREIQELPALLGELKSAWRSGDLDILDELGIAAMRSDYPRLYRDLLVSRNNAWVPKIEAMLRTPERELILVGVLHLAGQEGVLRQLCERGYIVESYRSFPVNNDHEDAFIVPQNVSAWSAFGCDPQ; encoded by the coding sequence ATGAAGACGTTCAAATCTGCCGCGCATGACAAAGTCGTTTGCTATTTTTTAGGGTTCGCGCTTTTAATTGCGGGGCCGGTTTATTCTGAAACCTCGCTATGGCGGGTTAGTAAAGATGATGCCGAATTGTTTATCGGCGGTACTATTCATTTGCTGAGTACTTCGGATTATCCGTTACCCGAAGCGTTTGATCGGGTTTATCGAAAAGCCGACAAATTAGTGTTGGAAGTCGATTTAGCCGACTTTTCCGGGCAGGAAGCGCAAATAGCTATGATGCGGCGTTTACAATATGTCGACGGTACGACATTGCGTGATGAGCTTAACGCCGAGACCTATGCCGAATTGCAGCGTTTTTGTAAACATGCGGGCATACCGATTGAGTCTTTACAGAACTTGAAGCCGCCTTTGGTCGCGATTAGTCTGATGATGTTTGAATTACATCGTCTTGGTTTAGCCGAAGCCGGCGTGGATCATTTTTTTAGCGCGAAAGCCAAGTCTGATAATAAGCCCGTTGGGGCGTTAGAATCGTTGGAGACGCAAATATCCGCACTGGAGCAGATGGGACTGGGGCAGGGGAACGAACTCATTTTGTCCACGTTAAGAGAAATTCAAGAACTCCCCGCGTTGCTGGGGGAGCTCAAGTCTGCATGGCGTTCAGGCGATCTTGATATTTTGGATGAGTTAGGCATCGCGGCGATGCGTAGCGATTACCCTCGCCTATATCGAGATCTGCTGGTGAGTCGCAATAATGCTTGGGTGCCTAAGATTGAGGCGATGCTAAGAACACCCGAGCGCGAGTTGATTTTAGTCGGCGTGTTGCATTTAGCCGGGCAAGAAGGTGTTTTGCGGCAATTATGCGAACGGGGTTATATAGTCGAATCTTATCGGTCTTTTCCTGTTAACAACGATCATGAAGATGCTTTCATCGTTCCGCAGAATGTAAGTGCTTGGAGTGCGTTTGGATGCGATCCTCAATAG
- a CDS encoding peptidylprolyl isomerase: protein MQVADNMAVSIHYTLTNSAGEQLDSSIGSDALVYLHGSGNIIPGLEKALQGKSVGDKFQVAIAPEDGYGEYFQEMVQVIPRKMFEGVDNVEVGMQFHADVSSGPGIVTVIKVEGDEVTIDGNHPLAGESLNFDVEVTDIRAATEDELAHGHIHGVGGVDH, encoded by the coding sequence ATGCAAGTTGCTGACAATATGGCGGTTTCGATCCATTACACATTAACTAACTCGGCAGGCGAGCAACTCGATAGCTCGATAGGCAGTGATGCGTTAGTTTATCTTCACGGCAGCGGCAATATCATTCCCGGTTTAGAAAAAGCTTTACAGGGTAAATCGGTCGGAGACAAATTCCAAGTTGCCATCGCTCCGGAAGACGGATATGGCGAATATTTTCAAGAGATGGTTCAGGTTATCCCGCGCAAGATGTTTGAAGGTGTTGATAACGTGGAAGTCGGTATGCAGTTTCATGCCGATGTCAGTTCCGGTCCCGGTATTGTCACCGTTATTAAGGTCGAAGGCGACGAAGTGACGATTGACGGTAATCATCCTCTAGCTGGAGAGTCGCTGAATTTCGATGTTGAAGTCACCGATATCAGGGCTGCGACAGAGGATGAATTGGCTCACGGCCATATTCATGGAGTTGGCGGCGTAGATCACTAA
- the greB gene encoding transcription elongation factor GreB: MSRWRPPQPKSSPYITRHGYQALEQELKQIWEKRKEVTEALAAAAAEGDRSENAEYIYRKKELRGLDRRIHYLQKRLPILKVVDQTPNDEDRIYFGAWVTVENAEGKEVKYRIVGADELDPAKQHISLDSPLAKALLKKTFDDVVVINIANQVIQYTVLDIAYEV, translated from the coding sequence ATGAGCCGCTGGAGACCACCTCAACCTAAATCATCTCCCTACATCACCCGTCATGGCTATCAAGCCTTGGAACAAGAGCTCAAACAGATATGGGAAAAACGTAAAGAGGTAACTGAAGCGCTTGCCGCCGCAGCCGCAGAGGGCGACCGTTCGGAAAACGCCGAATATATCTATCGAAAAAAAGAACTGCGCGGTCTCGACAGACGTATTCATTACTTGCAAAAACGCTTGCCGATACTAAAAGTGGTCGATCAAACACCGAACGATGAAGATCGCATCTATTTCGGTGCTTGGGTAACAGTGGAAAACGCCGAAGGAAAGGAAGTCAAATACCGAATCGTAGGCGCAGACGAACTCGATCCGGCTAAACAGCATATCAGCTTGGATTCGCCACTCGCCAAGGCTTTATTGAAAAAGACTTTTGACGATGTGGTCGTCATTAACATTGCTAATCAAGTCATACAGTATACGGTGCTGGACATTGCCTATGAAGTATGA
- the wecC gene encoding UDP-N-acetyl-D-mannosamine dehydrogenase encodes MQPSATKVCVIGLGYIGLPTASLLGTKGFEVFGVDTSERVVNTINQGKIHIVEPDLDILVKSAVQSGNLKAGLQPQEADVFILAVPTPFKDDHIPDLSYVEAATRVIAPFVKPGNIVILESTSPVGTTDDIVAKILSEEGHDVGRDVYVAHCPERVLPGRILTELVENDRIVGGINEISTEKVVEFYRAFVRGEILATDAKTAELSKLSENSFRDVNIAFANELSLICDQENINVWELIKLANRHPRVNILQPGPGVGGHCIAVDPWFIVARSPDQARLIRTAREVNDAKPHWVIDKVKVSADKFKNPVIGCLGLAFKADVDDLRESPALDIVKEIRKQAIGEVLVAEPNLTEYKDFTLLPYQEVIKRSDIVLLLVDHKPFKSLKAADLKEKILIDTRGVIQ; translated from the coding sequence ATGCAACCATCGGCAACAAAAGTTTGCGTCATTGGGCTGGGTTACATCGGATTGCCTACCGCGTCTTTATTAGGAACCAAGGGCTTTGAGGTCTTTGGAGTCGATACTTCCGAGCGTGTCGTCAATACCATTAACCAAGGCAAGATTCATATCGTCGAACCCGATCTCGATATTTTGGTCAAATCGGCCGTGCAATCAGGAAACCTGAAAGCCGGCTTGCAGCCGCAAGAAGCCGATGTGTTTATTCTGGCGGTACCGACGCCTTTCAAAGACGACCATATACCTGATCTGTCCTATGTTGAAGCCGCTACGCGAGTTATCGCTCCTTTCGTAAAACCGGGGAACATTGTTATCTTGGAATCGACCAGTCCGGTCGGCACTACCGACGATATCGTCGCAAAAATCTTAAGCGAGGAAGGTCATGACGTCGGAAGGGACGTTTATGTCGCGCATTGTCCGGAGCGCGTGTTGCCGGGAAGGATATTGACGGAGTTAGTGGAAAATGACCGCATCGTTGGCGGTATTAACGAAATTTCGACCGAAAAAGTTGTCGAATTTTATCGAGCCTTTGTGCGCGGAGAGATTTTGGCAACAGATGCCAAAACCGCTGAGCTCAGCAAGCTGAGCGAAAATTCATTCAGGGATGTCAATATCGCTTTCGCTAACGAACTGTCGCTGATTTGCGATCAAGAAAATATCAACGTTTGGGAATTGATCAAATTGGCGAATCGTCATCCGCGAGTTAATATATTGCAACCAGGCCCTGGCGTCGGCGGGCATTGTATTGCCGTGGATCCTTGGTTTATTGTGGCGAGGTCGCCGGATCAAGCCAGACTCATTAGAACCGCTCGTGAAGTCAACGATGCCAAACCGCATTGGGTCATCGATAAAGTCAAAGTCAGTGCCGATAAATTCAAAAATCCTGTTATCGGCTGTTTGGGTTTGGCTTTTAAAGCCGATGTCGACGATTTGAGGGAGTCGCCGGCTTTGGATATCGTCAAGGAAATACGAAAGCAAGCCATTGGCGAGGTACTGGTCGCCGAACCCAACTTAACGGAATACAAGGACTTTACGCTTTTGCCTTATCAAGAAGTTATCAAGCGGTCCGATATCGTGTTGCTGTTAGTCGATCATAAGCCGTTTAAATCGTTGAAGGCGGCCGACCTCAAAGAGAAAATTTTGATCGATACGCGCGGCGTGATTCAATAG
- the hslV gene encoding ATP-dependent protease subunit HslV, whose protein sequence is MNFRGTTILSVRRGDKVVIGGDGQVTLGNTVMKGNARKVRRLYHDKVIAGFAGATADAFTLFEHFEGKLEKHRGNLTRAAVEMAKDWRTDRALRRLEALLTIADAKSSLIISGTGDVIEPEHELIAIGSGGPYAQSAARALLENTQLSAREIVERSLNIAADICIYTNHNLRIEELDAEPKEPTE, encoded by the coding sequence GTGAACTTCAGAGGAACAACCATTCTTTCCGTCCGACGCGGAGATAAAGTGGTCATTGGCGGTGACGGCCAGGTCACGCTTGGCAACACTGTTATGAAAGGCAACGCACGTAAAGTTCGGCGGCTATATCACGATAAAGTGATCGCTGGCTTCGCCGGCGCTACGGCCGATGCATTTACCTTGTTTGAGCATTTTGAAGGCAAGCTGGAAAAACATCGCGGTAATTTAACTCGCGCAGCCGTTGAAATGGCTAAAGATTGGCGCACCGATCGTGCTTTACGCAGGCTTGAGGCTTTGCTTACAATTGCGGACGCGAAATCCTCTTTGATCATCTCAGGAACCGGAGACGTTATTGAGCCGGAACATGAACTCATAGCTATCGGGTCCGGAGGGCCTTATGCACAATCAGCAGCCCGAGCCCTATTAGAAAATACTCAACTTAGCGCGCGTGAAATCGTTGAACGCTCACTAAATATCGCTGCAGACATATGCATTTATACAAACCATAACCTGCGCATTGAAGAACTCGACGCTGAACCCAAAGAGCCGACCGAATGA
- the hslU gene encoding ATP-dependent protease ATPase subunit HslU produces the protein MSQMTPREIVHELDKHIIGQANAKRAVAIALRNRWRRSLVSGILRDEITPKNILMIGPTGVGKTEIARRLAKLANAPFIKIEATKFTEVGYVGRDVESIIRDLVDTAVKMTRQEEMDKVQNRAADAAEESVLDILLPSASGGMLSETESSTRQKMRKKLREGELDDKEVEIDVRVAPLGVEIMAPPGMEEMTSQLQGMFQNLSSSRKSTRKMKIKDALKVLQEEEAAKLVNEEDIKLRAVESVEQNGIVFLDEIDKICKRSEMGSGGGEVSREGVQRDLLPLVEGSTVSTKYGTIKTDHILFIASGAFHLTKPSDLIPELQGRFPIRVELDALTADDFVRILTEPDASLTEQYQALLATEGVLLNFSQEGIQRIAELGWQVNETTENIGARRLHTLLERLLEEISFNAPDLNEQSITIDAGYVDAHLAELAQDEDLSRYIL, from the coding sequence ATGAGCCAAATGACACCAAGAGAAATCGTCCACGAACTGGACAAACACATCATAGGACAAGCTAATGCCAAACGAGCTGTCGCAATCGCGTTACGTAATCGCTGGCGTCGTAGCCTCGTTAGCGGGATTCTACGCGATGAAATCACCCCAAAAAACATCTTGATGATTGGCCCTACTGGCGTCGGCAAAACTGAAATTGCCAGACGCTTAGCCAAACTAGCGAACGCGCCATTTATTAAAATAGAGGCTACTAAATTTACCGAAGTAGGCTATGTCGGCCGCGACGTTGAATCGATCATTCGCGATCTGGTCGATACCGCGGTAAAAATGACCCGCCAAGAAGAGATGGATAAGGTTCAAAACAGGGCGGCCGATGCCGCTGAAGAGTCCGTACTCGACATCTTGCTACCCAGCGCCAGCGGCGGCATGCTTTCCGAAACCGAGTCGTCCACGCGTCAAAAGATGCGCAAAAAACTACGCGAAGGCGAATTAGACGATAAGGAAGTTGAAATCGATGTCCGAGTTGCCCCGCTCGGCGTTGAAATCATGGCTCCTCCCGGCATGGAAGAAATGACGAGTCAATTACAAGGGATGTTTCAAAATCTCAGTAGCAGCCGAAAAAGTACTCGTAAAATGAAAATCAAGGATGCTTTGAAAGTACTGCAAGAAGAAGAAGCCGCCAAACTGGTCAACGAAGAAGATATCAAGCTGCGCGCCGTTGAATCCGTGGAACAAAACGGCATCGTGTTCTTAGACGAAATCGATAAAATTTGTAAACGATCCGAAATGGGTAGCGGTGGCGGAGAGGTTTCCCGAGAAGGCGTTCAACGTGATTTGTTACCACTGGTTGAAGGCAGTACGGTCAGCACCAAATACGGCACAATCAAAACCGATCATATTTTATTCATTGCCTCAGGCGCCTTTCATTTGACCAAACCATCGGATCTCATTCCAGAATTGCAGGGCCGTTTTCCTATTCGAGTTGAACTTGACGCCCTAACCGCCGATGACTTTGTACGAATTCTGACAGAACCGGACGCCTCATTGACTGAGCAATACCAAGCTTTATTAGCTACCGAGGGAGTATTGCTAAACTTTTCTCAAGAGGGCATTCAACGCATTGCCGAATTAGGCTGGCAAGTCAATGAAACAACGGAAAATATTGGCGCAAGAAGGCTGCATACCCTATTAGAGCGCTTACTGGAGGAAATATCCTTTAACGCACCTGACTTAAACGAACAATCGATTACAATTGACGCAGGCTACGTCGACGCCCATCTTGCCGAGTTAGCTCAGGATGAAGACTTAAGCCGATACATACTATAG
- a CDS encoding DUF971 domain-containing protein, with translation MRLTLQEIDTTPTEIKLHQNSRILEISFDDGHTFSLPYEYLRVYTPSAEAVGHGPGQEILQIGKENVTINELKPVGNYAITPVFSDGHKTGIYTWPLLYKLGLEYKELWAAYLDKLEAAGQPRHQ, from the coding sequence ATGCGCCTGACCTTACAAGAAATAGACACAACACCGACCGAAATCAAGTTACACCAGAATTCACGAATTTTGGAAATTAGTTTCGATGACGGGCACACCTTTTCGTTGCCTTATGAATATCTTCGCGTATACACGCCTTCGGCGGAAGCGGTAGGCCATGGACCCGGCCAGGAGATATTACAAATAGGCAAGGAAAACGTCACTATCAACGAACTTAAACCGGTCGGCAATTACGCGATAACCCCGGTTTTTAGCGACGGCCATAAAACGGGCATTTACACTTGGCCGCTACTTTATAAATTAGGCTTGGAATACAAGGAGCTATGGGCTGCGTACTTGGACAAACTGGAAGCGGCTGGACAACCACGTCATCAGTAA
- the ubiE gene encoding bifunctional demethylmenaquinone methyltransferase/2-methoxy-6-polyprenyl-1,4-benzoquinol methylase UbiE: MTNENTTHFGFKQVAKEEKVQMVRSVFDSVAGKYDIMNDLMSFGIHRIWKRIAVQLSNVRSGESVLDLAGGTGDLTMLFEKRVGKKGQVVLADINAEMLRNGRDRLIDHGIIGNIRFAQVNAECLPFEDNSFDCVCIGFGLRNVTDKDAALRSMYRVLKPGGRVIVLEFSHPTDKLTEKVYDFYSFNLMPKIGKFVAKDEESYRYLAESIRMHPKQDDLKKMMENAGLERCEYFNLTQGIVAVHRGYKI, from the coding sequence ATGACTAACGAAAACACAACACATTTCGGCTTCAAACAAGTCGCTAAGGAAGAAAAAGTTCAAATGGTCCGGAGTGTCTTCGACTCCGTTGCCGGCAAATACGATATCATGAACGATTTAATGTCGTTCGGCATTCATCGCATTTGGAAACGCATCGCAGTACAACTTAGTAATGTCCGTAGCGGCGAAAGTGTACTTGACCTAGCCGGTGGCACCGGCGACCTAACAATGCTCTTCGAAAAACGCGTCGGCAAAAAAGGGCAAGTAGTCCTTGCAGACATCAACGCAGAAATGCTGCGTAATGGTCGCGATCGCCTGATTGACCACGGCATCATCGGCAATATTCGCTTCGCCCAGGTCAATGCCGAATGCCTGCCTTTCGAGGACAACTCTTTCGACTGCGTTTGTATCGGCTTCGGGTTGCGCAATGTTACCGACAAAGACGCTGCATTAAGATCGATGTATCGCGTGCTAAAGCCGGGCGGAAGGGTCATCGTGCTGGAATTTTCCCACCCGACCGACAAATTGACCGAAAAGGTTTATGACTTTTATTCATTCAACTTGATGCCCAAAATCGGAAAGTTCGTCGCAAAAGACGAAGAGAGCTACCGGTATTTAGCCGAATCGATCCGCATGCATCCGAAACAAGACGACCTCAAAAAAATGATGGAAAACGCGGGACTTGAACGCTGTGAATATTTTAATTTAACTCAAGGCATCGTGGCGGTACATAGAGGCTATAAAATATAA
- a CDS encoding SCP2 sterol-binding domain-containing protein, translating into MTVNPLLLSVFETALNRFVALDRDASYLLAPLSGKVIGITILPFNETLYLCPSDTVIQVLDDYPAPTDALLTGTALAFGAKGLGSTLFDGSIEISGDSEVGHAFISLFEKINIDLEEPLSRYTGDIIAHRIGNFFRTGQRWTGEMLESFRLNLTEFLQEEARDLPAKPETDIFYRKIGDLQTDLNRLQNRLENLEITYTTQP; encoded by the coding sequence ATGACCGTAAACCCCCTTCTGCTTAGCGTTTTCGAAACCGCCTTGAATCGCTTCGTCGCACTTGACCGCGATGCCAGTTATTTATTGGCGCCGCTATCCGGCAAAGTGATCGGCATCACCATCCTGCCGTTCAATGAAACCCTCTATCTTTGCCCTTCGGACACCGTTATTCAGGTCTTAGACGACTACCCAGCCCCGACAGATGCTTTATTGACCGGCACGGCACTAGCATTCGGCGCAAAAGGCTTGGGAAGCACATTATTCGACGGCTCAATCGAAATCAGCGGCGATAGTGAAGTCGGGCATGCATTCATTAGTCTTTTCGAAAAGATAAATATCGACCTCGAAGAACCATTATCGCGTTATACCGGTGACATCATTGCACATCGCATAGGTAACTTTTTTCGTACCGGCCAACGCTGGACCGGCGAGATGCTCGAAAGCTTCCGACTCAACCTAACGGAATTTCTTCAGGAGGAAGCTCGAGACTTACCCGCAAAACCAGAGACCGATATTTTCTATCGTAAAATCGGCGACCTGCAAACCGATCTCAACCGATTACAAAACCGCCTCGAAAATCTTGAGATTACCTACACCACGCAGCCTTAA
- the ubiB gene encoding ubiquinone biosynthesis regulatory protein kinase UbiB encodes MIRPKILLRLIHINWVLVFHGLDEIVLKTHLFRPIRYFAFLSPTFWLRRGTEARGVRIRRALEDLGPIYVKFGQALSTRKDLLPEDIADELVKLQDKVPPFSSSIARAIIEKELGIPISEAFAEFDDEPLASASVAQVHTAVLNSGEQVIVKVLRPDIEQRIQSDVGLLYELARFAERFWSDARRLRPREVVMEFEKSTLDELDLVREAGNAAKLRRNFENSEMIYVPEVHWPLTRQKVMVMERIKGIPVGNIEQLRAGNADFKLLAERGVEIFFTQVFRDNFFHADMHPGNIFVELPAKYLAVDFGIVGTLSESDQRYLAENFLAFFNRDYRRVAQMHVESGWVPGTTRVEDFESAIRSVCEPIFEKPLKDISFGHLLLRLFQTARRFDMHVQPQLVLLQKTLLNIEGLGRQLYPELDLWQTAKPFLEKWFHERLGPKAKIQKALQQFPELAEQFPEIPALVIKALNDAGHARAQMDQQNRELHLLRKQIERNQNTTLTTILIGAAMIGAAILLQ; translated from the coding sequence GTGATCCGCCCCAAAATTTTGCTGCGCTTGATTCACATCAACTGGGTCCTGGTCTTCCACGGCCTTGATGAAATTGTCCTCAAAACGCATTTATTCCGCCCTATTCGGTATTTTGCCTTCTTATCCCCTACCTTTTGGCTAAGGCGTGGAACAGAAGCGCGCGGCGTCAGAATTCGTCGCGCACTCGAAGATTTAGGCCCCATCTATGTAAAATTCGGTCAAGCCTTATCTACCCGTAAGGATCTACTACCTGAAGATATCGCGGATGAACTGGTCAAGTTACAAGATAAAGTTCCTCCGTTTTCCAGTAGTATCGCTCGGGCGATTATCGAAAAAGAATTGGGAATACCGATCAGCGAGGCTTTCGCCGAATTCGACGACGAGCCGTTAGCGTCGGCCTCGGTCGCACAAGTGCATACTGCCGTGTTAAATAGCGGTGAACAGGTCATCGTCAAAGTATTACGACCCGACATCGAACAGCGCATACAATCCGATGTAGGCTTGCTATACGAATTAGCTCGTTTTGCCGAACGTTTTTGGAGCGACGCCCGACGATTAAGGCCTCGGGAAGTTGTCATGGAATTCGAGAAATCGACACTCGATGAACTCGACTTAGTCAGAGAAGCCGGCAACGCCGCTAAATTGCGCCGTAATTTCGAAAACTCGGAAATGATTTATGTGCCGGAAGTCCATTGGCCGTTGACTCGCCAAAAGGTCATGGTCATGGAACGCATCAAAGGCATACCGGTCGGCAACATCGAACAATTGCGAGCCGGCAACGCCGACTTCAAGCTACTTGCCGAACGCGGCGTCGAAATTTTTTTCACGCAAGTCTTTCGCGATAATTTTTTTCATGCCGACATGCATCCCGGCAATATTTTCGTCGAACTCCCTGCCAAATACCTCGCTGTCGATTTCGGCATCGTCGGCACTTTGTCAGAATCCGATCAGCGTTACTTGGCCGAAAACTTTCTAGCCTTTTTCAATCGGGATTACCGCCGGGTTGCGCAAATGCATGTTGAATCCGGCTGGGTTCCCGGAACGACGCGTGTCGAAGACTTTGAATCGGCAATCCGAAGTGTTTGCGAACCGATTTTCGAAAAACCGCTCAAGGATATCTCTTTCGGACACTTATTGCTGCGTTTGTTTCAAACCGCCCGGCGCTTCGACATGCATGTTCAACCACAACTGGTGCTACTGCAAAAAACCCTGCTTAATATTGAAGGACTCGGCCGCCAACTTTATCCTGAACTAGATTTATGGCAAACCGCGAAACCATTTCTGGAAAAATGGTTTCACGAACGTCTAGGCCCGAAAGCCAAAATACAAAAAGCCTTGCAACAGTTTCCCGAACTCGCAGAGCAATTCCCGGAAATCCCGGCACTGGTTATCAAGGCATTGAACGACGCAGGTCATGCCCGCGCGCAAATGGATCAACAAAACCGCGAATTGCATTTATTACGCAAACAAATCGAACGTAACCAAAATACCACATTGACTACGATTTTGATCGGCGCGGCAATGATAGGCGCCGCTATTTTGCTACAATAA